In a single window of the Palaemon carinicauda isolate YSFRI2023 chromosome 10, ASM3689809v2, whole genome shotgun sequence genome:
- the LOC137647936 gene encoding zinc finger MYM-type protein 1-like, whose translation MSGKYKVCQAEIKKVQPLALYVHCGAHVTHLIISKAIPNSLFIKNALDNLQELGTLYRSSRKFKHMYLNIHTDDLNTPSPTSLKPICPTRWLTRYAGVKAVLDNYPDVLAALQEAAKELGSTTASRAAGLYKCLSSGECLLGLYGSLPLIQCLENFNKSLQGSKLTVSGMLEAAEVTIKSLQSLRCKHKFKRLFEEAEQKLHRCDLDAIPLPRKKKIPKRLDQGLGFASNYCHDSAEEFYRVEFFSVIDAAVLNIKEYFTSTDLTEYQDLSSVLLTGTHKPEIISKYAELNESLNQQLDFFHNQFKGSTVEDYRKIFGDMVPEVRRMFPQVEALLRLLLVSPASSCTAERSFSALRRLKTWLRSRMSLQRLNHLMICHVHRDRLATLSPQAIAEEFIRAEDKRRTIFGRF comes from the coding sequence ATGTCAGGAAAATATAAAGTCTGTCAGGCAGAGATAAAGAAGGTGCAACCACTAGCTCTGTATGTGCATTGTGGAGCTCATGTTACCCACCTAATTATCAGCAAGGCCATACCAAATTCTCTCTTCATAAAAAATGCTTTAGACAACCTTCAAGAGCTAGGCACCCTCTACAGAAGTTCAAGAAAGTTCAAACATATGTACCTTAATATTCACACAGATGATCTCAACACTCCTTCACCAACAAGTTTGAAGCCAATATGTCCTACACGGTGGCTTACACGATATGCTGGAGTGAAAGCAGTATTAGATAATTACCCTGATGTACTGGCTGCCCTCCAGGAGGCAGCAAAGGAGTTAGGGTCAACAACTGCATCCCGAGCAGCAGGTTTGTACAAATGTTTGTCCTCAGGGGAATGTCTACTTGGATTATATGGATCACTTCCTCTTATTCAATGTCTAGAAAACTTCAACAAGAGCCTACAAGGATCAAAATTGACAGTATCTGGAATGCTAGAAGCTGCAGAGGTTACCATAAAGAGCCTACAGTCACTTCGATGCAAGCACAAATTCAAGAgattatttgaagaagcagaacaGAAGCTCCATCGGTGTGACCTAGACGcaattcctcttccaagaaagaaaaaaataccaaagaggCTAGACCAAGGATTAGGATTTGCCTCTAACTACTGTCATGACTCCGCTGAAGAGTTTTATCGAGTTGAGTTCTTCAGTGTTATTGATGCTGCCGTACTGAACATTAAAGAATACTTCACTTCCACTGATCTCACCGAGTATCAAGATTTATCGTCAGTACTGTTGACTGGGACACATAAGCCAGAAATTATCAGTAAGTATGCAGAACTCAATGAATCTCTGAATCAGCAACTCGATTTCTTCCACAACCAGTTTAAGGGGTCAACAGTTGAAGATTATAGAAAGATCTTCGGAGATATGGTACCAGAAGTTCGCCGAATGTTTCCTCAGGTAGAAGCATTGTTACGCCTTTTACTCGTTTCCCCAGCAAGTTCCTGCACAGCTGAGAGGTCATTCAGTGCTCTCAGACGATTGAAGACATGGTTACGTAGCCGTATGAGTCTACAACGCCTTAACCACCTCATGATTTGCCATGTACATCGTGACCGTCTAGCTACCTTAAGTCCACAGGCGATTGCTGAGGAGTTCATCCGAGCAGAAGACAAACGAAGGACCATTTTTGGTAGATTCTGA